The Elgaria multicarinata webbii isolate HBS135686 ecotype San Diego chromosome 1, rElgMul1.1.pri, whole genome shotgun sequence genome has a window encoding:
- the ELOVL1 gene encoding very long chain fatty acid elongase 1 — protein MESLVNMYQDFMKGADPRISTYPLMGSPWLMTGILLSYAYFVLSLGPRLMAPRKPFSLKTFMVIYNFAMVALSLYIVYEFLMSGWLNGYTWSCDPVDTSQSPTALRMVRVAWIFIFSKFIELMDTMIFILRKKNEQVTFLHVFHHSVLPWSWWWGIKFAPGGMGSFHAMVNCVVHVVMYFYYALSAAGPAFQKYLWWKKHITAFQLLQFVLVSIHISQYYFMPTCGYQFPIIIHLIWIYGVIFFILFSNFWYHSYTRGKRLPKVMTQPQQNGFHENGAIANGKIKAN, from the exons ATGGAATCCCTGGTGAATATGTATCAAGACTTCATGAAGGGAGCAG ACCCCCGGATTTCCACTTATCCACTTATGGGCTCACCTTGGCTAATGACTGGTATCTTGCTGAGCTATGCCTACTTTGTACTGTCACTGGGGCCACGGCTTATGGCCCCTCGGAAGCCTTTTAGCCTCAAAACGTTCATGGTTATTTATAACTTTGCAATGGTAGCACTGTCACTGTACATAGTCTATGAG TTTCTTATGTCAGGCTGGTTGAATGGTTACACCTGGAGTTGTGATCCTGTGGACACATCCCAGAGTCCCACAGCCCTTCGG ATGGTCCGTGTGGCCTGGATCTTCATCTTCTCTAAGTTCATTGAACTGATGGACACA ATGATCTTTATCCTAAGAAAGAAGAATGAACAGGTGACCTTCCTGCATGTGTTCCACCATTCAGTACTACCCTGGAGCTGGTGGTGGGGTATCAAGTTTGCTCCAG GAGGAATGGGCTCCTTCCATGCCATGGTGAACTGTGTGGTGCATGTGGTCATGTACTTTTACTATGCTCTCTCAGCTGCTGGGCCTGCCTTCCAAAAGTACCTGTGGTGGAAGAAGCACATCACTGCCTTTCAGCTG CTGCAGTTCGTGCTCGTCTCCATCCACATCTCACAGTACTACTTCATGCCCACCTGTGGGTACCAGTTTCCAATCATCATCCACCTCATCTGGATTTACGGCGTTATCTTTTTCATCCTCTTCTCCAACTTCTGGTACCACTCGTACACCAGAGGCAAGCGTCTGCCCAAGGTCATGACACAACCCCAGCAGAACGGCTTCCATGAGAACGGTGCCATTGCTAATGGCAAAATCAAGGCCAACTAG
- the CDC20 gene encoding cell division cycle protein 20 homolog isoform X4: protein MAEGAGRVAGRARETHPVPMAQFLFESDLHGLLKLDAPIPNVPPARWQRKAKEAAAGSTGSASDITALSPMKPANRSHSTSKTPSKTPGKSGSKVQNTPNKTGGDRYIPNRSAMQMDVANFLLSKDDSSDETPTKKEHQKAWAMNLNGFDIEEAKILRLSGKPQNAPEGYQNSLKVLYSQKNTPGSTRKNGRYIASMPDRILDAPDIRNDYYLNLIDWSSLNFLAVALDKTVYLWNYDSREIIQLMQMEQPDDYISSVSWIKEGNYLAIGTSNAEVQLWDIQQKKRLRNMVSQSSRVSSLSWNSYILSSGSRTGHIHHHDVRVAEHHVATLAGHTQEVCGLKWAPDSRYLASGGNDNLVNIWPAVQGDSGSTRPVQTFTQHQGAVKAVAWSPWQSNVLATGGGTSDRHIRIWNVCSGTCLNAVDAQSQVCAILWSTNYKELVSGHGFAQNQLVVWKYPSMSKVTELKGHTARVLSLTMSPDGSTVASAAADETLRLWRCFELDPVRKREKESSTKSSIIHQGIR, encoded by the exons CACCCTGTTCCTATGGCACAGTTCCTGTTTGAGAGTGATTTGCATGGGCTGTTGAAGTTGGATGCTCCTATACCCAATGTGCCCCCTGCACGATGGCAGCgcaaagccaaggaggctgctgCTGGCAGCACTGGATCTGCCTCAGACATCACAGCTCTTTCACCTATGAAGCCAGCTAACAGGTCTCATAGTACCAGCAAGACCCCTTCCAAAACACCAG GCAAGTCGGGTTCCAAAGTACAAAACACTCCAAACAAAACTGGAGGGGATAGGTACATCCCTAATCGCAGTGCTATGCAAATGGATGTGGCCAATTTCCTCTTGAGCAAAGATGACTCCTCCGATGAGACACCCACCAAGAAG GAGCATCAGAAGGCCTGGGCAATGAATCTTAATGGCTTTGACATAGAGGAGGCAAAAATTCTACGGCTCAGTGGAAAGCCCCAGAATGCCCCTGAAG GATACCAGAACAGTCTCAAAGTGCTCTACAGCCAGAAAAACACACCAGGCTCCACTCGAAAGAATGGCAGATACATAGCCTCCATGCCAGACCGGATTCTGGATGCCCCAGACATTCGCAATGACTACT ATCTGAACCTCATTGACTGGAGCTCCCTCAACTTCTTGGCTGTGGCTCTGGATAAAACGGTGTATCTTTGGAACTATGATTCCCGAGAAATAATTCAGCTTATGCAAATGGAACAGCCAGATGACTACATCTCCTCTGTGTCATGGATTAAAGAGGGAAATTATCTTGCTATTGGCACAAGTAATGCAGAAGTGCAG TTATGGGACATCCAGCAGAAGAAGCGACTACGAAACATGGTCAGTCAGTCATCCCGTGTGAGTTCCCTGAGTTGGAACAGCTACATCCTGTCCAG TGGGTCACGGACAGGTCACATCCATCACCATGACGTTCGTGTGGCAGAGCACCATGTGGCAACACTTGCTGGCCATACCCAAGAAGTGTGTGGGCTCAAGTGGGCACCTGATAGCCGTTACCTAGCCAGTGGGGGAAATGACAACCTGGTAAACATCTGGCCTGCTGTCCAAGGAGACAGTGGGTCCACTCGTCCTGTACAGACCTTCACGCAACATCAAGGAGCTGTTAAG GCAGTGGCTTGGAGTCCGTGGCAGTCCAATGTGCTGGCAACAGGAGGTGGAACAAGTGACCGGCACATCAGGATATGGAATGTGTGCTCTGGTACTTGCCTTAATGCAGTGGATGCACAGTCCCAG GTGTGTGCAATACTTTGGTCCACAAATTACAAAGAACTTGTTTCTGGTCATGGCTTTGCCCAGAATCAGCTTGTGGTGTGGAAATACCCATCCATGTCCAAGGTTACTGAGCTGAAAG GTCACACTGCTAGAGTGCTAAGCCTGACAATGAGTCCAGATGGGTCTACAGTGGCATCCGCAGCAGCAGATGAAACATTGAGACTTTGGCGCTGCTTTGAGCTTGACCCAGTTCgtaaaagggagaaagaaagcagCACCAAGAGCAGCATTATCCACCAAGGCATTCGCTGA
- the CDC20 gene encoding cell division cycle protein 20 homolog isoform X5, which produces MAQFLFESDLHGLLKLDAPIPNVPPARWQRKAKEAAAGSTGSASDITALSPMKPANRSHSTSKTPSKTPGKSGSKVQNTPNKTGGDRYIPNRSAMQMDVANFLLSKDDSSDETPTKKEHQKAWAMNLNGFDIEEAKILRLSGKPQNAPEGYQNSLKVLYSQKNTPGSTRKNGRYIASMPDRILDAPDIRNDYYLNLIDWSSLNFLAVALDKTVYLWNYDSREIIQLMQMEQPDDYISSVSWIKEGNYLAIGTSNAEVQLWDIQQKKRLRNMVSQSSRVSSLSWNSYILSSGSRTGHIHHHDVRVAEHHVATLAGHTQEVCGLKWAPDSRYLASGGNDNLVNIWPAVQGDSGSTRPVQTFTQHQGAVKAVAWSPWQSNVLATGGGTSDRHIRIWNVCSGTCLNAVDAQSQVCAILWSTNYKELVSGHGFAQNQLVVWKYPSMSKVTELKGHTARVLSLTMSPDGSTVASAAADETLRLWRCFELDPVRKREKESSTKSSIIHQGIR; this is translated from the exons ATGGCACAGTTCCTGTTTGAGAGTGATTTGCATGGGCTGTTGAAGTTGGATGCTCCTATACCCAATGTGCCCCCTGCACGATGGCAGCgcaaagccaaggaggctgctgCTGGCAGCACTGGATCTGCCTCAGACATCACAGCTCTTTCACCTATGAAGCCAGCTAACAGGTCTCATAGTACCAGCAAGACCCCTTCCAAAACACCAG GCAAGTCGGGTTCCAAAGTACAAAACACTCCAAACAAAACTGGAGGGGATAGGTACATCCCTAATCGCAGTGCTATGCAAATGGATGTGGCCAATTTCCTCTTGAGCAAAGATGACTCCTCCGATGAGACACCCACCAAGAAG GAGCATCAGAAGGCCTGGGCAATGAATCTTAATGGCTTTGACATAGAGGAGGCAAAAATTCTACGGCTCAGTGGAAAGCCCCAGAATGCCCCTGAAG GATACCAGAACAGTCTCAAAGTGCTCTACAGCCAGAAAAACACACCAGGCTCCACTCGAAAGAATGGCAGATACATAGCCTCCATGCCAGACCGGATTCTGGATGCCCCAGACATTCGCAATGACTACT ATCTGAACCTCATTGACTGGAGCTCCCTCAACTTCTTGGCTGTGGCTCTGGATAAAACGGTGTATCTTTGGAACTATGATTCCCGAGAAATAATTCAGCTTATGCAAATGGAACAGCCAGATGACTACATCTCCTCTGTGTCATGGATTAAAGAGGGAAATTATCTTGCTATTGGCACAAGTAATGCAGAAGTGCAG TTATGGGACATCCAGCAGAAGAAGCGACTACGAAACATGGTCAGTCAGTCATCCCGTGTGAGTTCCCTGAGTTGGAACAGCTACATCCTGTCCAG TGGGTCACGGACAGGTCACATCCATCACCATGACGTTCGTGTGGCAGAGCACCATGTGGCAACACTTGCTGGCCATACCCAAGAAGTGTGTGGGCTCAAGTGGGCACCTGATAGCCGTTACCTAGCCAGTGGGGGAAATGACAACCTGGTAAACATCTGGCCTGCTGTCCAAGGAGACAGTGGGTCCACTCGTCCTGTACAGACCTTCACGCAACATCAAGGAGCTGTTAAG GCAGTGGCTTGGAGTCCGTGGCAGTCCAATGTGCTGGCAACAGGAGGTGGAACAAGTGACCGGCACATCAGGATATGGAATGTGTGCTCTGGTACTTGCCTTAATGCAGTGGATGCACAGTCCCAG GTGTGTGCAATACTTTGGTCCACAAATTACAAAGAACTTGTTTCTGGTCATGGCTTTGCCCAGAATCAGCTTGTGGTGTGGAAATACCCATCCATGTCCAAGGTTACTGAGCTGAAAG GTCACACTGCTAGAGTGCTAAGCCTGACAATGAGTCCAGATGGGTCTACAGTGGCATCCGCAGCAGCAGATGAAACATTGAGACTTTGGCGCTGCTTTGAGCTTGACCCAGTTCgtaaaagggagaaagaaagcagCACCAAGAGCAGCATTATCCACCAAGGCATTCGCTGA